The nucleotide sequence ATGGCGAGATAGATAGCCAGATCATTGCAAACAGCGTGCCAGGATATTTATTCTTAATTTTCAATGGATTGCGCGAATTAAAAACCAAAACCTGCTGAGTCCCGTGCAGCAAATTTGCTGCACGACTGCTGCCAGCTCAGCAGCCAGAGCCCTGTAACAGAAACAAAAACACCCGCCGTGGCGGGTGTTGCAGGAGCAGACCGGCCTGGCAGGCTCAGGCCGCCACACCCAAAGGCGAACTGGCTTCCAGCGCCGCCATCTCGGTACGTTCGCGGTAGGCAATCAGGTCGGCAATGGTGATGATGGGCAGGCCGTGCTGGCGGGCAAACCGTAGCAGGTCCGGGCGGCGCGCCATGCTGCCATCGTCGTTGACGATTTCGCACAACACTCCGGCTGGAGCCAGGCCCGCCAGCCGCGACAGGTCCAGTGCGGCCTCGGTATGGCCGGGGCGCGCCAGCACGCCGCCCGGTGCATAGCGCAAGGGGAAGATATGACCGGGCCGGGCAAAATCACTGGCCGGAATGCGGCTGTCAGCCAATGCCCGCAGCGTGGCGGCGCGGTCGGCTGCGCTGATGCCGGTGCTGGTGCCATGCAGATAATCCACGGTGACAGTGAAGGCCGTGCGCTGCGATTCGTTATTGCTGCTCACCATCAGCGGCAGCTGCAGCTGATCCAGCCGCTCGCCAGTCAGTGCCACGCATACCACGCCACTGCTGTAACGCACCAGAAAGGCCATTTGCTGCGGGGTGATTTTTTCGGCGGCAATGATCAGGTCGCCTTCGTTTTCGCGGTCGGTATCGTCCACCACCACGGCAAAGCCACCGGCGGCAATGGCGGCAATGGCTTGTTCCACACTGTCAAAATCGTCTTCAACTGCTTGCAGGTTCTGGGTCATCTTGGGTCTCAGGAATAAAACGAGGGGGTTGGGTACTGGCCATTCAGTGCCCAGTCACCCAGCTCTTGCAGCTTGTAATCCAGCGGGTCGTGCAGGCTGTGCACGCGCAAATTGCGCCAGAAGCGGTCCAGCCGCAGGGCTGCACTGGTGGCGCGCGCGCCGGTTACATCGAAAATGCGGCTGGTGAGGTCCAGCCCGCTGCGGCTGGCATGCACCTTGGCGGCGGCAATCTGCACCGCCAGCTGACCGCGCCCGGCTTCGCTGAGCGCATCACCCTGCTGCCAAGCCTCATCCAGCTGCCGGGCGGCGTGGTCGCTCAGCAGGCGTGCACCCTCCAGGGCGGCGTGAAATTCGCCATAGTGCAGCAGGGTGTAGGGGTCTTTGTTGGCGCGATCAGCCAGCGAGGCCGGCCACAGCCGGCGCTGCTCCAGCGTGTAGCGGCGGGCCTCGGCCAGCGCGCCCTCGGCAATGCCCAGATAGATATTGGTGAGAATCAGCTGGGCAATCAGCGGCCGCAGGCAGGCTCGTGGCGTGGACAGGGGGCCGGGCTGCAGCAGCAGCTCGCCCGCCTCCACCCGCACCTGTTCGAAACGGGCGGAGCCGCTGTCGGTCTGGCGCTGGCCGATATTGTCCCAATCCTGATGAATGGCAATGCCGGCACGGCGGGTGGGGATCACCGCAATCAGCAAGCCACCCTGTCCGCTGCGCAGTGCCGAGGCCAGCAGCATGTCCGAATCGGTAGCGCCGGAGCAGAAGCTCTTGTCGCCATGAAAGCGGAAGCTTGCACCATCCGGCGTGGCCAGGGTGCGGGTATCCAGCGGATTGAGCGCGTTACCCCAGAACCAGCGCTCGCGCACCGTTTGCTCGAACCAGGGCTGCCACTGCTCGGGCCGGCCAAACAGCTGGGCGGTGGCCAGCAACAGGTGCTGGAAGGCAAACACATGGGCCACCGAGCTATCCACCCGCGCCAGTTCGCGCACGATCTGCAGCGTGGTGCTCCAGCTCTCGCCCAGGCCGCCGAATTCACGCGGGATGATCAGGCCCAACAGGCCGCTGTCACGCAGCGCATCGCGCTCGGCCTTGGGCGTGCCGCCGGCCTGATCACGGGCCACGGCGCTGCGGGCAAAACGGCTGGCCAGTTCGCGGGCAATGGCCAGCGGGCTGTCCGGGCCAATCGGCTGGGTGCTCATGCGCCCTCCTTTGCCTGACGGACCCGCCCGTGCAGTGTGGCGAATGAAACATATTGCATACTGAATGAATGGCTGTGCATGTGATTACCTGAGGCTGAAATAAAACCTTTAGCGGTTTTGCCCGATATTCAATAGCACGTTGCATGCCAGCTGAATCAAGCTGGAAAAATATCATTTCTGCCGGAAATTGCTGCGCAGGCAGCAGATGGTTCACTCGACACTGCTGCCTGCGCAGCAGCCAATAAACACGGTGCTGCGCAGGCAGCACCATTCAGCCATTCACCATTAGCGCCTGAATTGGGCTAATTCAAATTCCAGATATATTCCTGACAAATCCTTGGTTTACATCGCGCCAATAACATAGCCAAATCTGTGCTGTTTTATTGGAAATAGCCGATCAATAAAGGATGTACGCTTGAATTTGCCCCAACACCTGCTGGCAGCACCGCAAACAGCCAGCACACCCGCCTCGGCCCTGCTGCTGGCGCAGCAACTGGCCAGTCAGTTTGCCGCTACCGCAGCAGAGCGCGACCATGCCGGCGGCACCCCCAAGGCCGAGCGCGATGCCATTCGCGCCAGCGGCCTGCTGGGCCTGTCCATTGCCCGCGAACTGGGCGGCATGGGTGCCAACTGGCAGGAGACCCTGCTGGTGGTGCGCGAGTTTGCCAAGGCCGATAGCTCGGTGGCCCATGTTTTTGCCTTTCACCACCT is from Aquitalea aquatilis and encodes:
- the ribB gene encoding 3,4-dihydroxy-2-butanone-4-phosphate synthase, giving the protein MTQNLQAVEDDFDSVEQAIAAIAAGGFAVVVDDTDRENEGDLIIAAEKITPQQMAFLVRYSSGVVCVALTGERLDQLQLPLMVSSNNESQRTAFTVTVDYLHGTSTGISAADRAATLRALADSRIPASDFARPGHIFPLRYAPGGVLARPGHTEAALDLSRLAGLAPAGVLCEIVNDDGSMARRPDLLRFARQHGLPIITIADLIAYRERTEMAALEASSPLGVAA
- a CDS encoding acyl-CoA dehydrogenase family protein; translation: MSTQPIGPDSPLAIARELASRFARSAVARDQAGGTPKAERDALRDSGLLGLIIPREFGGLGESWSTTLQIVRELARVDSSVAHVFAFQHLLLATAQLFGRPEQWQPWFEQTVRERWFWGNALNPLDTRTLATPDGASFRFHGDKSFCSGATDSDMLLASALRSGQGGLLIAVIPTRRAGIAIHQDWDNIGQRQTDSGSARFEQVRVEAGELLLQPGPLSTPRACLRPLIAQLILTNIYLGIAEGALAEARRYTLEQRRLWPASLADRANKDPYTLLHYGEFHAALEGARLLSDHAARQLDEAWQQGDALSEAGRGQLAVQIAAAKVHASRSGLDLTSRIFDVTGARATSAALRLDRFWRNLRVHSLHDPLDYKLQELGDWALNGQYPTPSFYS